In a single window of the Planctomycetia bacterium genome:
- a CDS encoding DUF1854 domain-containing protein: protein MLQEEAPQSVVQGFAREGLGDGPLLLTTSSDLAIGGTVERQWLLVNTERIAVLSDEPTPRLLRNLPISSITKFRAHRVVGSGFLQAQADGVWVDLLRYSNGLSDRFSKIARKLEKLRADGRIEFFPQDDVDPHRCRNCGMMLRFVGDVCPQCMDRKAIRSKVWDLIRPYRAAAVGIFALLLAGVVAELVPPKLQQYLVDDILRVDHRGGPIGKLTSSLLAIVLFLACTRVVLAIVSELKGRLSLRVGTALTSNLRARMVQKLQQLSVAFYDRHQVGVLMNRVAYDTEVLHGLIHQITGGFLLQILQLFGVGAMLFTLNATLAFYTLIPMPLVLAGSWFFWRYVYPRYYRYWDSASKQAGALSGMLSGIRVVKAFAQEDREFERFRASSEYLRKSRLAVELSSTTFSAVMQVIFSLGGLIVWYVGGRDVLGDRMTLGSLMAFLAYLAMFYAPLSTLAQLTTWLTSFMTACQRIFELVDTPTRITDTANPVRLPEKVGSIRFENVTFGYDRHHPVLENVSFEISPGKMIGIVGRSGSGKSTLVNLICRFYDVDEGRVLVEERDVRELSSMELRRHVGVVLQESFLFRGTVWENLIYGNPDATPEMVIQAARAANAHDFILKMPFAYDMPLGERGAGLSGGEKQRMSIARAVLYDPSILILDEATSNLDSESEKAIQEALFALTRGRTSIVIAHRLSTLRNADRIMAFDRGKLMEEGTHEELLARDGIYASMVKIQTRLTAGASIDKLVAGAEEEQSAEEANAQVSSDASSPARFDFAPRWLTPQTANIHLGTHDALHVTVIDDRIYGGVFAVRVFPAAYPDQYISLRHEGADGREHEIGIIARLSDWPEEVRRLVQEALDRRYFIHIIERIETIRLRFGLLIFHVVTNRGPEQFMMRWQQSQAIDHGKSGKILTDVDENRYLIADVESLPKSERDLFRRHVYW from the coding sequence GTTTCGCGCCCACCGCGTCGTGGGCTCGGGCTTTCTTCAGGCGCAGGCCGACGGCGTGTGGGTCGATCTGCTTCGCTACTCCAACGGGCTGTCCGATCGATTCTCGAAGATCGCCCGCAAGCTGGAAAAGCTGCGCGCGGACGGGCGGATCGAGTTCTTCCCGCAGGATGATGTCGATCCGCACCGGTGTCGCAACTGCGGCATGATGCTCCGCTTCGTCGGCGATGTCTGTCCGCAATGCATGGATCGCAAGGCGATTCGCTCGAAGGTGTGGGACCTTATTCGACCGTATCGCGCGGCGGCGGTCGGCATCTTTGCGTTGCTGCTTGCGGGCGTCGTCGCCGAACTGGTGCCGCCGAAGCTGCAGCAGTACCTCGTGGATGACATCCTCCGCGTCGATCATCGCGGCGGACCGATCGGCAAGCTCACCAGTTCGCTGCTGGCCATCGTGCTCTTTCTGGCGTGCACGCGTGTGGTGCTGGCGATCGTCTCGGAACTCAAGGGGCGACTGTCGCTGCGCGTCGGGACGGCGCTGACGAGCAACCTCCGCGCGCGGATGGTGCAGAAGCTGCAACAACTCTCCGTCGCCTTCTACGATCGGCACCAGGTCGGCGTGCTGATGAACCGCGTGGCCTACGACACCGAGGTGCTGCACGGGCTGATCCATCAGATTACCGGCGGGTTCCTGCTTCAGATTCTGCAATTGTTCGGCGTCGGGGCGATGCTGTTCACCCTTAACGCAACGCTCGCCTTTTACACGCTCATCCCGATGCCGCTGGTGCTCGCGGGGAGCTGGTTCTTCTGGCGGTACGTCTATCCGCGCTATTACCGATACTGGGACTCGGCGAGCAAACAGGCCGGCGCACTGTCCGGAATGCTGTCGGGCATTCGCGTGGTCAAGGCCTTCGCCCAGGAGGATCGCGAGTTCGAGCGCTTCCGCGCATCGAGCGAGTACCTTCGAAAGTCACGGCTGGCGGTCGAGTTGTCTTCGACGACCTTTTCGGCGGTCATGCAGGTCATCTTCAGCCTTGGCGGGCTCATCGTCTGGTATGTCGGCGGTCGCGACGTGCTCGGCGATCGCATGACGCTCGGCTCGCTGATGGCGTTCCTCGCATATCTGGCGATGTTCTACGCTCCGCTCTCCACGCTGGCGCAATTGACGACATGGCTGACCAGCTTCATGACCGCCTGCCAGCGCATCTTCGAACTGGTCGACACGCCCACGCGCATCACCGATACGGCGAATCCTGTCCGGCTTCCCGAAAAGGTCGGCAGCATTCGATTCGAGAATGTCACCTTTGGCTACGATCGCCACCATCCCGTATTGGAGAATGTCTCCTTCGAGATTTCGCCGGGAAAGATGATCGGCATTGTCGGGCGCAGCGGATCGGGCAAGAGCACGCTGGTCAATCTCATCTGCCGGTTCTATGACGTGGACGAGGGCCGCGTGCTGGTAGAGGAGCGCGACGTGCGCGAGCTAAGCAGCATGGAATTAAGGCGCCACGTCGGCGTCGTGTTGCAGGAGTCGTTTCTATTTCGCGGCACGGTCTGGGAGAATCTCATCTACGGCAATCCCGACGCCACGCCGGAGATGGTGATTCAGGCTGCCCGCGCGGCCAACGCTCACGATTTCATTCTCAAGATGCCGTTCGCCTATGACATGCCGCTCGGCGAGCGCGGCGCCGGGCTGTCGGGCGGCGAGAAACAGCGCATGTCGATTGCCCGCGCGGTCCTGTACGACCCGTCGATCCTGATTCTCGACGAGGCGACGAGCAATCTGGATAGCGAATCGGAAAAGGCAATCCAGGAAGCGCTCTTCGCCCTGACCCGTGGACGCACCAGCATCGTGATCGCGCATCGACTCTCCACGCTGCGCAATGCCGATCGCATCATGGCCTTCGATCGCGGCAAGCTCATGGAAGAGGGCACGCACGAGGAGCTGCTGGCCAGGGACGGCATCTACGCGTCCATGGTGAAGATACAAACGCGCCTGACCGCCGGGGCCAGCATCGACAAGCTGGTCGCCGGTGCCGAGGAAGAGCAAAGCGCCGAGGAGGCGAATGCTCAGGTCTCGTCAGACGCGTCCTCTCCCGCGAGATTCGACTTCGCCCCGCGATGGCTGACGCCGCAGACAGCGAACATCCATCTCGGCACGCACGACGCCTTGCACGTCACCGTGATCGACGACCGCATCTACGGCGGCGTCTTCGCGGTGCGCGTGTTTCCGGCGGCCTACCCGGATCAATACATCAGCCTGCGGCACGAAGGCGCCGACGGCAGAGAACACGAGATCGGCATCATCGCCCGGCTGAGCGACTGGCCGGAGGAAGTGCGTCGGCTGGTGCAGGAGGCGCTCGACCGGCGCTATTTCATTCACATCATCGAGCGGATCGAGACCATCCGCCTGCGATTCGGCCTCCTGATCTTCCACGTGGTGACGAATCGCGGGCCCGAACAGTTCATGATGCGCTGGCAGCAGAGCCAGGCGATCGACCACGGCAAAAGCGGAAAGATCCTGACCGACGTCGACGAGAATCGCTACCTCATCGCCGATGTGGAGTCGCTGCCGAAGTCCGAGCGAGATCTGTTCCGGCGGCACGTCTATTGGTAG